Proteins found in one Planctomicrobium piriforme genomic segment:
- a CDS encoding sulfatase family protein translates to MNGKMLLKGVMAVACFSAQQLWSAEPARPNIVLIMSDDQGYGDVGFQQLPASADLATPNLDRLAASGVRLTNGYVTSVMCSPSRAGMLTGRSQSRFGYEVNDVDANIGPPATEIMLPRVLKQAGYATGAIGKWHLGATDELRPEARGFDEFFGFLGGGHDHYEAVDRPVGNRGPLERQGQPVTFKGYITEVLTAGAVDYVKRHRDEPFFLYVAYNAPHSPMQAPPRYLERAVKHQPAFQPALDAIKAANGGAIPENYACDRNGPRDQMRLTYCAMVAALDDGVGQILQTIEEQKLKEKTLVIFLSDNGGALGANRYLGANNDPLREGKGSVYDGGTRIPFVLSWPGELPAGTVYEKAIWSGDIFATAAALAGGKIPDDRPIDSVNVFPFLTGQDQGEPHDFLRWRVLDRGQYAVRQGDFKLTKTKDQKEPALFHIGKDPHEMEDVSDAYPAIRQTLMAEFESWEKELPTPRKTSQKGRDAE, encoded by the coding sequence CGTTGGTTTTCAGCAATTGCCGGCTTCTGCAGACCTGGCAACGCCCAATCTCGACCGGCTCGCCGCGAGCGGAGTGCGGCTGACGAACGGGTATGTCACGTCCGTCATGTGCTCCCCCTCCAGAGCGGGGATGTTGACCGGGCGCAGTCAAAGCCGGTTCGGCTATGAAGTGAACGACGTCGATGCCAATATCGGTCCCCCGGCGACAGAGATCATGTTGCCTCGCGTTTTGAAACAGGCGGGCTACGCGACGGGCGCCATCGGAAAATGGCACTTGGGCGCCACGGATGAACTGCGGCCTGAGGCGCGCGGATTCGATGAGTTCTTCGGCTTCCTGGGCGGCGGGCACGACCACTATGAAGCAGTCGATCGGCCGGTCGGAAACCGCGGCCCACTTGAGCGACAAGGTCAGCCGGTCACCTTTAAAGGGTACATCACCGAAGTGCTCACCGCAGGGGCGGTCGACTATGTGAAGCGGCATCGGGACGAGCCGTTCTTCCTGTATGTGGCCTACAACGCTCCACACAGCCCGATGCAGGCGCCTCCGAGATATCTGGAGCGGGCCGTCAAACATCAACCCGCTTTTCAGCCGGCGCTCGACGCCATTAAAGCGGCCAACGGCGGAGCCATTCCCGAAAACTATGCTTGTGATCGCAATGGCCCGCGTGACCAGATGCGGCTGACGTACTGTGCGATGGTCGCCGCACTCGATGACGGCGTCGGCCAGATCCTGCAGACAATCGAAGAGCAGAAGCTCAAAGAAAAGACGCTGGTGATCTTTCTCAGCGACAACGGCGGCGCACTGGGAGCGAACCGGTATCTGGGCGCGAACAACGATCCACTGCGGGAGGGGAAGGGCTCTGTCTATGATGGCGGCACGCGCATTCCCTTCGTGCTCAGTTGGCCAGGCGAACTGCCTGCCGGAACCGTGTACGAAAAGGCGATCTGGTCAGGCGACATCTTCGCCACGGCGGCAGCGCTCGCTGGCGGCAAGATCCCGGACGACCGCCCGATCGACAGCGTCAACGTCTTTCCTTTTCTCACAGGGCAGGACCAGGGGGAACCGCACGACTTCCTTCGCTGGCGAGTCCTCGATCGCGGTCAATACGCCGTGCGGCAAGGGGACTTCAAGCTCACAAAAACGAAAGATCAGAAGGAGCCGGCGCTGTTCCACATCGGAAAAGATCCGCACGAAATGGAAGACGTGAGCGACGCGTATCCTGCGATCCGCCAGACGCTGATGGCAGAGTTCGAAAGCTGGGAAAAAGAACTACCGACTCCGCGAAAGACCTCGCAAAAAGGGCGCGATGCGGAGTAG
- a CDS encoding serine/threonine-protein kinase: protein MSDLLDPLPDDDQALFDWLNAQAEGTDVENLPAELLDRCVRLAELKHCLQLLNSLAPAPPQPAESPSSFSGQLPRAFGPYDLERELGRGGMGVVYLARHRTLRSQVALKVIRTSEFASPEEVRRFYQEGRAASRLRHPHVVSVHDAGDIEGTPYLVMQYVEGESLAERMRRQRPGIDETVRLLIPIARAVDYLHGQEIVHRDLKPGNILLNRDHTPFVTDFGLVKMFELDGERTVSGALIGTPAYMSPEQAWGKPDSIGASSDVYSLGAILYEMLTGQPPFPEANPLDQILRLRDAEPRPPRAIKPTVPMELQQICLRCLEKKPRDRYASSAQVADDLERYRRGEPIALRPIGYWNGFRRWVRRESPLASHLAGFATMAFIVQIADLFAARQRAPYLPVMTVLLVWTILAVILQKLLLRGAEWVKLVWVAIDAVLFTVAVAYAEGPVESLIVGYSLLIAASSMWYEEYLVVLMTVVSLGAYIALLSLRGAPQPVHYPFIVGGILLVVGGVVTALVRRIRQLLQFQAES, encoded by the coding sequence ATGAGTGATCTGCTAGACCCGTTGCCTGATGACGATCAGGCACTCTTCGATTGGTTGAACGCTCAGGCCGAAGGGACTGATGTCGAAAACCTGCCTGCAGAGTTACTCGATCGCTGCGTCCGTCTGGCGGAACTGAAGCACTGCCTGCAACTACTCAACTCGCTCGCGCCAGCTCCTCCTCAACCCGCCGAATCCCCTTCCTCATTCAGCGGACAACTCCCGCGTGCGTTTGGACCTTATGACCTGGAGCGGGAGCTGGGCCGCGGCGGGATGGGCGTTGTGTATCTGGCCCGACACCGAACATTGCGATCACAGGTGGCGCTCAAAGTCATTCGCACCAGCGAATTCGCTTCACCTGAAGAGGTACGGCGGTTCTACCAGGAAGGTCGGGCGGCCTCGCGGCTGCGGCATCCACATGTCGTCAGCGTCCATGACGCCGGCGATATCGAGGGCACTCCTTATCTGGTCATGCAGTATGTCGAAGGGGAATCCCTTGCCGAACGCATGCGGCGGCAACGCCCCGGCATCGATGAAACCGTACGGCTGCTGATTCCCATCGCCCGAGCGGTCGATTATCTGCATGGCCAGGAAATCGTGCATCGCGATCTCAAGCCCGGCAACATTCTGCTGAACCGCGACCACACGCCGTTCGTCACCGACTTTGGACTCGTCAAAATGTTCGAACTCGATGGGGAGCGCACCGTCAGCGGAGCACTCATCGGCACGCCCGCCTACATGTCGCCGGAACAAGCCTGGGGCAAACCGGACAGCATCGGCGCTTCAAGCGACGTGTATAGCCTGGGAGCGATTCTCTATGAAATGCTGACGGGCCAGCCGCCGTTCCCGGAGGCCAATCCGCTCGACCAGATTCTCCGCTTGCGCGATGCTGAGCCGCGCCCACCCCGTGCAATCAAGCCGACAGTGCCGATGGAACTCCAGCAGATCTGCCTGCGGTGTCTGGAGAAAAAGCCCCGCGACCGTTACGCCTCCTCCGCTCAGGTGGCGGATGATCTGGAACGCTATCGTCGCGGCGAACCGATTGCCCTGCGGCCGATTGGATACTGGAACGGCTTCCGCCGCTGGGTCCGCCGCGAGTCGCCGCTCGCTTCGCATCTGGCCGGCTTTGCCACGATGGCATTCATCGTGCAGATCGCCGACCTGTTTGCTGCACGTCAACGAGCGCCGTATCTCCCCGTGATGACCGTACTGCTGGTCTGGACGATTCTGGCCGTCATTCTGCAGAAGCTGCTGCTCCGCGGAGCGGAATGGGTGAAGCTCGTCTGGGTCGCGATTGACGCAGTGTTGTTCACCGTTGCGGTGGCCTATGCGGAAGGGCCGGTCGAATCGCTCATCGTCGGCTACTCACTGCTGATCGCCGCGAGTTCCATGTGGTACGAAGAATACCTGGTCGTCCTGATGACGGTCGTCTCACTGGGGGCATACATCGCGCTGCTCTCACTCCGCGGCGCGCCGCAGCCGGTGCATTATCCATTCATCGTGGGCGGGATCCTGCTGGTCGTCGGAGGAGTCGTGACGGCCCTCGTCCGCCGCATCCGACAACTGCTTCAGTTTCAGGCAGAGAGCTGA